One segment of Methylocella silvestris BL2 DNA contains the following:
- the rpmI gene encoding 50S ribosomal protein L35, producing MPKLKTKSGAKKRFKITGTGKVLYAQAGKRHGMIKRTNKQIRNLRGTSVMFKSDGDNIIKYFLPNG from the coding sequence ATGCCCAAACTGAAGACGAAATCGGGCGCGAAGAAGCGCTTCAAGATCACCGGCACCGGCAAAGTGCTTTATGCGCAGGCCGGCAAACGGCATGGCATGATCAAGCGGACCAACAAGCAGATCCGTAATCTGCGCGGCACATCCGTAATGTTCAAAAGCGACGGCGACAATATCATCAAATATTTTCTGCCGAACGGCTGA